In a genomic window of Neoarius graeffei isolate fNeoGra1 chromosome 13, fNeoGra1.pri, whole genome shotgun sequence:
- the LOC132896465 gene encoding uncharacterized protein LOC132896465, whose protein sequence is MDRANASVRSSDSHMSSASCKVALAAATARARAQAAHARAAYSRKEIELKMEKARLDATLIALEREREAEAAMAEAAVMEAAAVDFEDECRSRGPELLPRQSAERRTEEYVERHSHLSGSSHSLEDLHSCEEQIPLNPSAYVSVCGDKEGELPTPDHHQQCDHFADGNPHVGDVRANTQVCTEPMSTQLHAGLPAHTPRRAEQSALRSGLPAHTSRHADHSPLRSGLPAYTSRRADHSALRSGLPAHTSRNADHGPLRSGLPAHTSGHAHHSPLRSGLPAHTSRHADYSHFRPGIPVYTHRHNDHSPTTSRAAHCPSDTATSDLARYLARSQLVSSGLTRFDDKPGNYLSWKSSFLNTIDSLDLTAGEEMDLLIRWLGPESAAHARRIRSVNVRDQAAGLWLVWERLEEMYGSPEAIEGALFTKLDQFPKISNKEHHKLRELSDLLLEIHSAKREGYLPGLSYLDTARGINPIVEKLPYTLQDKWVMEGSRYKQEFRVPYPPFEFFLQFVHRQAKARNDPSFSLPLLSTAVRKDKFSESSRRTVSVHKTDVAHSDSASTAEDSEKQCPMHQKPHSLQVCRGFREKLMDERKRILKENNICFKCCASNKHVARDCEAAIKCAECDSHRHPTALHPGPAPWVSKTSPPPSGNGGESDEALETAVVSKCTEVCGEGFNGKSCSKICLVTVYPADCRNQGKGMYAVLDDQSNRSLARSEFFDIFHVGGPTYSYTLKTCSGVGDASGRRATGFVIEPADGDISLTLPTLLECNMIPNNRDEIPTQAAAHSHPHLRAIANEIPEVDMNAEILLLLGRDMLRAHKVRKQINGPHDAPYAQRLDLGWVIVGDVCLGSTHRPPEVTSMKTYILENGRPSHFPPCENHLKVKEKICSPNQPQPVSRVTYSDNLGLSVFQQTKDDHKLAPSMEDLLFLETMENEFFQDSANSWVAPLSFRQPRMCLPNNRQYAMGRLKSLHRTLNKNPEMKSHFMDFMQKMLDSHHAELAPPMQDGKEYWYLPFFGVYHPQKPSQIRVVFDSSAQFEGKSLNNVLLSGPNMNNSLLGVLIRFRKNSVAFTADIQQMFHCFLVREDCRDVLRFLWHRDNDLSKEVVDYRMRVHVFGNSPSPAVAIYGLRRAAHQGEELYGSDVRYLTDRDFYVDDVLKSVSTVEQAVDLLKRTQKMLAASNLRLHKVASNKADVMDAFPVEDRAKDIQDLDLFVDDLPDQRSLGVKWSLMLDHLTFHVPQDESPYTRRGVLSMVNSLFDPLGFLAPVTIQGRLLLRELSAQASDWDSPLPEEMREKWTEWRSSLSHLSSIHVPRTYFSIPPSEIQSIELCVFSDASVKAISAVAYLRVTSTKGTVELGFVMGKARLAPQPKLTIPRLELCAAVMAVEIAEVISEEIDLPLNSVIFYTDSKVVLGYIFNQSRRFYVYVNNRVQRIRQSTMPEQWHYVPTDRNPADHGSRSVPASRLGNTSWLTGPSFLLNSKLPPEQHTEFDLINPDKDVEIRPEVKTLSTHVTESFLDSKRWERFSTWRSLIHAVAKLRHIALCFAHSQNDGDCAGWHICKKAISSGTLEEAENLVIWSVQHEVYGEEFRCITAKCDLSKQSPLIKLNPTIDSSGLLRVGGRISQSGLEVKETNPIILPGSHHITTLIVRHHHERVQHQGRHFTEGAVRESGLWIMGAKRCIGKILNKCVICRRLRGKIEVQQMSELPADRLQPGPPFSHVGMDIFGPWEVSARRTRGGQANSKRWAILFTCLCTRAVHIEVVEEMSASSFINALRRFFALRGPAKQLRSDCGTNFVGACREMGISIVEQSEVQNYLQEEKCSWIFNPPHSSHMGGVWERMIGVARRILDSVLLRAGQAHLTHESLTTFLAEVTAIINARPLIPVSSDPEHPHILSPSILLTQKSGTSVPPLGSCSPREILKNQWKRVQLLADEFWNRWRKEYLGTLQSRHKWQHKRPDLKPGDVVLLKEKQVRRNEWPMGVVVKTVPSQDGVIRKAEVKIVQQGTTKNYYRPISELVFLLSPE, encoded by the coding sequence AGCCGATGAGTACCCAGCTGCATGCAGGCTTACCTGCTCACACACCCCGGCGTGCTGAACAAAGCGCGCTCAGGTCAGGCTTACCTGCTCACACATCCAGGCACGCTGACCACAGTCCACTCAGGTCAGGCTTACCTGCTTACACCTCCAGGCGTGCTGACCACAGCGCACTCAGGTCAGGCTTACCTGCTCACACATCCAGGAACGCTGACCACGGTCCACTCAGGTCAGGCTTACCTGCTCACACGTCCGGGCATGCTCACCACAGCCCACTCAGGTCGGGTTTACCTGCTCACACATCCAGACACGCTGACTACAGCCATTTCAGGCCAGGCATACCAGTTTATACACACAGGCACAACGACCACAGCCCCACTACATCTAGGGCTGCACACTGCCCCAGCGACACAGCCACATCTGACTTAGCGAGGTACCTAGCACGAAGTCAGCTAGTGTCATCAGGACTAACCAGGTTTGATGATAAGCCAGGAAATTACTTATCCTGGAAGAGCTCATTCCTGAACACCATTGACAGCCTAGATCTTACAGCAGGAGAAGAGATGGATTTATTAATAAGATGGCTAGGCCCAGAATCTGCAGCACATGCAAGGCGTATTAGATCAGTGAATGTGAGAGATCAAGCAGCAGGCTTATGGCTTGTGTGGGAGAGACTGGAGGAGATGTATGGCTCACCTGAAGCTATAGAGGGCGCTCTCTTCACTAAACTCGATCAATTCCCCAAAATATCAAACAAGGAGCATCATAAACTTAGGGAGCTGTCTGATTTGCTGTTAGAGATTCATTCTGCAAAACGTGAAGGATACTTACCTGGCCTATCCTATCTCGACACAGCAAGGGGCATAAACCCAATAGTGGAGAAACTGCCATACACGCTCCAGGACAAGTGGGTAATGGAAGGCTCCCGATACAAACAAGAATTCAGGGTCCCTTATCCTCCATTTGAATtctttttacagtttgtacacagGCAAGCAAAGGCACGCAATGACCCAAGCTTTAGTCTTCCTCTCTTAAGTACAGCAGTCAGGAAAGATAAGTTCAGTGAAAGCAGCCGAAGGACAGTTTCTGTGCATAAAACTGACGTTGCACACTCCGATTCCGCATCCACTGCCGAAGACTCAGAGAAGCAATGTCCTATGCATCAAAAACCACACTCCCTGCAAGTGTGCCGCGGCTTCAGGGAAAAGCTAATGGATGAACGAAAGAGAATACTAAAGGAGAATAACATATGTTTTAAATGCTGCGCGTCAAATAAGCATGTAGCCCGAGACTGTGAGGCAGCCATCAAATGTGCTGAGTGTGACagccatagacacccaacagcgcTGCACCCAGGCCCAGCTCCGTGGGTCTCCAAGACCTCTCCACCCCCATCAGGGAATGGCGGGGAGAGCGATGAAGCATTAGAAACTGCTGTGGTTTCCAAATGCACGGAGGTATGTGGGGAAGGCTTCAATGGCAAATCATGCTCCAAGATATGTCTTGTGACGGTCTACCCGGCAGACTGCCGCAACCAGGGCAAAGGGATGTACGCCGTGCTGGATGACCAAAGCAATAGGTCGCTGGCACGCTCAGAGTTTTTTGATATCTTCCATGTAGGCGGGCCCACATACTCTTACACTCTAAAAACCTGCTCTGGTGTTGGTGACGCGTCCGGCCGCCGAGCTACAGGCTTCGTCATCGAACCTGCAGATGGTGACATCAGCCTAACTCTGCCCACACTCCTGGAGTGTAACATGATTCCCAACAACAGAGACGAAATCCCCACTCAAGCCGCCGCGCACAGCCACCCTCACCTCAGAGCTATAGCCAATGAAATACCAGAAGTGGACATGAATGCTGAGATCCTGCTGCTTCTGGGCAGGGACATGCTGAGAGCACACAAGGTGCGTAAACAGATCAACGGACCACATGACGCACCCTACGCACAGAGGCTGGACTTAGGATGGGTCATAGTTGGCGATGTGTGCCTGGGCAGCACACATCGGCCTCCCGAAGTCACCAGCATGAAAACATACATCCTTGAAAATGGCAGGCCAAGCCACTTTCCCCCATGTGAGAACCACTTGAAGGTAAAGGAGAAAATCTGTTCCCCTAATCAGCCCCAGCCTGTCAGCCGTGTGACATACAGTGACAACCTGGGCCTATCGGTTTTCCAGCAAACCAAGGATGATCACAAGCTTGCGCCATCAATGGAAGATCTCCTATTCCTTGAAACAATGGAAAATGAATTCTTCCAGGATTCGGCTAACAGTTGGGTGGCCCCGCTATCGTTCCGCCAACCCAGGATGTGTCTGCCTAATAACCGCCAATATGCCATGGGTCGGCTGAAGTCTCTGCACCGAACACTCAACAAAAATCCAGAGATGAAATCTCATTTTATGGACTTTATGCAAAAAATGCTGGACAGCCACCACGCAGAGCTTGCTCCTCCCATGCAAGATGGGAAGGAGTATTGGTACCTGCCCTTTTTTGGTGTCTACCACCCACAAAAACCCTCACAGATCCGTGTGGTGTTTGATTCGAGTGCACAGTTTGAAGGCAAGTCACTCAACAACGTGCTGCTCTCTGGGCCGAACATGAACAATAGCCTGCTAGGGGTTCTTAtaaggttcaggaagaactcagtTGCATTCACAGCTGACATACAACAAATGTTTCATTGTTTTCTCGTCCGAGAAGACTGCAGGGATGTTCTACGCTTTCTCTGGCACAGAGATAATGACCTGAGTAAAGAGGTGGTTGACTACAGAATGAGGGTGCATGTCTTCGGAAACAGTCCCTCTCCTGCTGTGGCCATCTACGGATTACGAAGAGCTGCCCACCAGGGAGAAGAACTGTATGGCAGTGATGTGCGGTACCTCACTGATCGAGATTTCTATGTGGATGATGTCCTCAAGTCCGTCTCCACCGTGGAGCAAGCAGTCGATCTACTCAAAAGAACACAGAAGATGCTGGCAGCCTCCAACCTCCGGCTCCACAAGGTAGCCTCCAACAAAGCCGATGTGATGGATGCATTTCCAGTTGAAGATCGCGCCAAAGACATCCAGGATCTTGACCTGTTTGTAGATGACTTACCAGATCAGCGAAGCCTCGGGGTGAAATGGAGCCTCATGTTAGACCACCTTACCTTTCATGTTCCTCAGGACGAAAGCCCTTACACACGCAGGGGCGTACTTTCAATGGTGAACAGCCTCTTTGACCCATTGGGGTTCTTGGCACCAGTGACTATCCAGGGTCGGCTATTGTTAAGAGAGCTGTCAGCACAGGCCTCGGACTGGGACTCACCCCTCCCTGAGGAAATGCGTGAGAAATGGACAGAGTGGCGAAGCTCACTGAGCCATCTCAGCAGCATTCATGTGCCCCGCACATACTTTTCCATTCCCCCCTCTGAGATACAAAGCATTGAACTATGCGTCTTTTCTGATGCATCTGTCAAAGCCATATCTGCTGTTGCCTACCTGAGAGTCACTAGCACCAAAGGGACAGTAGAACTGGGATTCGTCATGGGTAAAGCGCGGCTCGCCCCTCAGCCCAAACTCACAATCCCCAGGCTTGAACTGTGCGCAGCGGTCATGGCTGTTGAAATCGCAGAGGTAATAAGTGAAGAAATAGACCTCCCACTCAACTCCGTCATCTTTTACACAGACAGCAAGGTTGTCCTGGGCTACATATTCAACCAGTCAAGGCGCTTCTATGTATACGTAAACAACAGAGTTCAGCGTATAAGACAATCTACCATGCCTGAACAATGGCATTATGTGCCAACGGATCGGAATCCTGCAGACCATGGCTCACGCTCTGTTCCAGCCTCAAGACTCGGCAACACCTCATGGCTCACAGGCCCCTCGTTTCTCCTCAACTCTAAGCTTCCACCTGAGCAGCACACAGAGTTTGACCTTATCAACCCCGATAAGGACGTAGAAATCCGCCCTGAAGTCAAAACCCTATCCACACACGTCACTGAGAGCTTCCTTGACTCCAAACGCTGGGAGCGCTTCTCCACATGGAGATCACTGATCCATGCTGTGGCCAAACTCAGACACATAGCCCTGTGTTTCGCTCACTCACAGAATGATGGAGACTGTGCTGGGTGGCACATCTGTAAGAAGGCCATCTCCAGTGGTACTCTCGAAGAGGCAGAGAACCTTGTCATCTGGAGTGTGCAGCATGAAGTCTATGGAGAGGAGTTCCGTTGCATCACTGCGAAATGTGACCTCTCCAAGCAAAGCCCACTCATCAAGTTGAATCCCACCATCGACAGCAGTGGCCTACTGAGAGTAGGTGGTCGTATCAGTCAGTCAGGCCTTGAAGTAAAGGAAACAAACCCCATCATCTTACCTGGCAGTCATCACATCACCACTCTTATTGTACGACACCATCATGAGAGAGTGCAGCACCAGGGCAGGCACTTTACAGAGGGCGCTGTCAGAGAGAGCGGCCTGTGGATAATGGGAGCAAAGAGGTGTATTGGGAAGATATTAAACAAATGTGTGATTTGCAGACGACTCAGAGGCAAGATTGAGGTGCAGCAAATGAGTGAACTACCTGCAGATCGTCTTCAGCCAGGCCCCCCTTTCTCACATGTGGGCATGGACATATTCGGGCCATGGGAAGTGTCCGCAAGGAGAACACGCGGGGGTCAGGCTAATAGTAAGAGATGGGCAATCCTGTTCACCTGTTTATGCACAAGGGCTGTCCACATCGAAGTGGTTGAAGAGATGAGCGCTTCTAGTTTCATCAATGCTCTGAGGCGTTTCTTTGCGCTGCGTGGCCCAGCCAAACAGTTGCGCTCAGACTGTGGGACCAACTTTGTTGGTGCATGCCGAGAAATGGGCATCAGCATTGTAGAGCAGAGTGAAGTCCAGAATTATCTGCAAGAAGAAAAATGTTCTTGGATCTTTAACCCACCCCATTCATCCCACATGGGTGGAGTGTGGGAACGCATGATCGGCGTTGCACGACGCATACTGGACAGTGTGCTGCTGCGTGCTGGACAAGCACATCTTACGCATGAATCACTCACCACTTTCCTTGCCGAGGTCACAGCCATAATTAACGCTCGTCCTTTGATACCAGTCTCATCTGACCCTGAGCATCCCCACATTCTGTCACCCTCCATCCTGTTGACCCAGAAATCAGGTACATCAGTTCCACCTTTGGGAAGCTGCAGTCCAAGGGAGATCTTAAAGAATCAGTGGAAACGTGTACAGCTGCTGGCTGACGAGTTCTGGAATAGGTGGCGCAAGGAGTATCTTGGCACTCTGCAGTCACGGCACAAGTGGCAACACAAGAGACCAGATCTCAAGCCAGGAGACGTTGTTCTTCTCAAGGAGAAACAGGTCAGGAGGAATGAGTGGCCTATGGGGGTTGTCGTTAAGACAGTCCCAAGCCAGGATGGAGTAATAAGGAAGGCTGAAGTCAAGATTGTTCAGCAAGGAACAACAAAGAACTATTATAGACCTATTTCAGAACTAGTGTTCCTTCTATCCCCAGAGTAA